One window of Klebsiella quasivariicola genomic DNA carries:
- the rnr gene encoding ribonuclease R, whose protein sequence is MSQDPFQEREAEKYANPIPSREFILEHLTKREKPASRDELAIELNIEGEEQTEALRRRLRAMERDGQLVFTRRQCYALPERLDLLKGTVIGHRDGYGFLRVEGRKDDLYLSSEQMKTCIHGDQVLAQPLGADRKGRREARIVRVLVPKTSQIVGRYFTDAGVGFVVPDDSRLSFDILIPPEDIMGARMGYVVVVELTQRPTRRTKAVGKIVEVLGDNMGTGMAVDMALRTHEIPYVWPPAVEKQVSGLKEQVPEEAKVGRVDLRSLPLVTIDGEDARDFDDAVYCEKKRGGGWRLWVAIADVSYYVRPGTPLDAEARSRGTSVYFPSQVVPMLPEVLSNGLCSLNPQVDRLCMVCEMTISSKGRLTGYKFYEAVMSSHARLTYTKVWHMLQGDQELREHYAPLVKHIEELHNLYKVLESAREERGGISFESEEAKFIFNAERRIERIEQTQRNDAHKLIEECMILANISAARFVEKAQEPALFRIHDKPTTEAITSFRTVLAELGLELPGGNKPEPRDYAELLTSIADRPDAEMLQTMLLRSMKQAVYDPENRGHFGLALQSYAHFTSPIRRYPDLSLHRAIKYLLAKEQGHKGNSTETGGWHYSMEEMLQLGQHCSMTERRADEATREVSDWLKCDFMQDQVGNTFSGVIASVTGFGFFVRLNDLFIDGLVHVSSLDNDYYRFDQVGQRLIGESGGQTYRLGDRVEVRVEAVNMDERKIDFTLISSERAPRNVGKTAREKAKKSSSGKPGGRRRQVGKQVNFEPDSAFRKEKDTAKPKKEKKAKKPSAKTQKIAAATKAKRAAKKKIAE, encoded by the coding sequence ATGTCACAAGATCCATTCCAGGAACGCGAAGCTGAGAAGTACGCGAATCCTATCCCGAGCCGGGAATTTATCCTCGAACATTTAACCAAACGGGAAAAGCCTGCCAGCCGCGATGAGCTGGCCATCGAGTTAAATATCGAGGGTGAAGAGCAAACTGAAGCGCTACGTCGCCGCTTGCGCGCGATGGAGCGCGACGGTCAGCTGGTTTTCACCCGTCGCCAGTGCTATGCGCTGCCTGAGCGCCTTGATCTCCTTAAAGGAACCGTTATTGGCCACCGTGATGGCTATGGTTTTCTGCGCGTTGAAGGGCGCAAGGACGATCTGTATCTGTCGTCAGAACAGATGAAAACCTGTATTCACGGCGACCAGGTGCTGGCTCAGCCGCTGGGCGCGGACCGTAAGGGCCGCCGCGAAGCGCGCATCGTCCGCGTCCTGGTGCCGAAGACCAGCCAGATTGTTGGCCGCTACTTCACCGATGCCGGCGTCGGCTTCGTCGTCCCGGACGACAGCCGCCTGAGCTTCGATATCCTGATCCCGCCTGAAGACATAATGGGCGCGCGGATGGGCTACGTAGTAGTGGTCGAACTGACCCAGCGCCCGACCCGCCGCACCAAAGCGGTGGGGAAAATCGTCGAAGTGCTGGGCGACAACATGGGCACCGGCATGGCCGTCGATATGGCGCTGCGTACCCATGAAATTCCTTACGTCTGGCCGCCTGCGGTGGAAAAACAGGTTTCCGGTCTCAAAGAGCAGGTGCCGGAAGAAGCAAAGGTCGGGCGCGTCGATCTGCGTTCCCTGCCGTTGGTCACTATTGATGGCGAAGATGCCCGCGACTTCGATGACGCGGTGTACTGCGAGAAGAAACGCGGCGGCGGCTGGCGCCTGTGGGTAGCCATTGCCGACGTCAGCTACTATGTGCGCCCGGGGACGCCGCTGGATGCTGAAGCACGCAGCCGTGGTACCTCGGTCTACTTCCCGTCGCAGGTGGTACCGATGCTGCCGGAAGTGCTGTCTAACGGTCTATGCTCGCTGAACCCGCAGGTCGATCGCCTGTGCATGGTGTGCGAAATGACGATTTCGTCAAAAGGCCGTCTGACCGGCTATAAATTCTATGAAGCGGTGATGAGTTCACATGCTCGCCTGACCTACACCAAGGTCTGGCATATGCTGCAGGGTGACCAGGAGCTGCGTGAACACTACGCGCCGCTGGTGAAGCACATTGAAGAGCTGCATAACCTCTACAAGGTACTGGAGAGCGCCCGCGAAGAGCGCGGCGGTATCTCATTTGAAAGTGAAGAAGCTAAATTCATCTTTAATGCCGAACGCCGTATTGAGCGTATCGAACAGACTCAGCGTAACGATGCGCATAAGCTGATTGAAGAGTGCATGATCCTGGCGAACATCTCCGCCGCGCGCTTCGTTGAGAAGGCGCAGGAGCCGGCGCTGTTCCGTATCCATGATAAGCCAACCACTGAAGCGATTACCTCCTTCCGTACTGTGCTGGCTGAGCTGGGACTGGAGCTGCCTGGCGGCAACAAACCGGAGCCGCGTGATTATGCCGAATTGCTGACCTCCATCGCCGATCGCCCGGATGCGGAAATGCTGCAGACGATGCTCCTGCGCTCCATGAAGCAGGCGGTCTACGATCCGGAAAACCGCGGTCACTTTGGCCTGGCGCTGCAGTCCTACGCCCACTTCACCTCGCCGATTCGCCGCTACCCGGATCTGTCGCTGCACCGCGCCATTAAATATCTGCTGGCTAAAGAACAGGGCCACAAAGGAAATAGCACCGAGACCGGCGGCTGGCACTACAGCATGGAAGAGATGCTGCAGCTGGGCCAGCACTGTTCGATGACCGAGCGCCGCGCCGACGAAGCGACGCGCGAAGTGTCCGACTGGCTGAAATGCGACTTTATGCAGGATCAGGTAGGGAACACCTTCTCCGGTGTCATCGCCAGCGTGACCGGTTTTGGCTTCTTCGTCCGCCTGAACGATCTGTTTATCGACGGTCTGGTGCATGTTTCCAGCCTGGATAATGACTATTATCGTTTCGACCAGGTGGGCCAGCGTCTGATTGGCGAGTCCGGCGGTCAAACCTATCGCCTGGGCGACCGCGTGGAAGTTCGTGTGGAAGCCGTCAACATGGACGAGCGGAAAATCGACTTTACGCTGATCTCCAGCGAGCGTGCGCCGCGTAATGTCGGCAAAACGGCCCGTGAGAAAGCGAAAAAGAGCAGCTCAGGCAAACCGGGTGGTCGCCGCCGCCAGGTCGGAAAACAGGTAAACTTCGAGCCGGACAGTGCCTTCCGAAAAGAGAAGGACACGGCAAAGCCGAAGAAAGAGAAAAAAGCGAAAAAACCGTCCGCTAAAACGCAGAAAATCGCCGCCGCCACCAAAGCCAAGCGTGCGGCAAAGAAGAAGATCGCTGAGTGA